One window of the Natronomonas marina genome contains the following:
- a CDS encoding MBL fold metallo-hydrolase has protein sequence MIEHEGLKLEWLGYATVRLAAAGTVVYLDPGRYGVLDGYEPGDGDVICVSHDHHYDSEAVRSVAGEDATLVAFEGLNTHRIDRDVERPVDLPCEVRRVDDEADVLVDDAIVRTTAAYNDPDGPHVGPGGKPYHPEGFGCGFHVTLDGTSVCWPGDTDVLAGQERLAVDVFCPPIGGTYTMDRHAAAELAEAMAPSVVVPVHYDTFEAIEADAEAFVEDCRSRGVSAVLDE, from the coding sequence ATGATAGAGCACGAGGGACTAAAACTGGAGTGGCTCGGATACGCCACGGTCCGCCTGGCCGCGGCCGGAACGGTCGTCTACCTCGACCCGGGCAGGTACGGCGTCCTCGACGGGTACGAACCGGGCGACGGCGACGTGATCTGCGTCTCCCACGACCACCACTACGACTCCGAGGCCGTCCGGTCGGTCGCCGGCGAGGACGCCACCCTCGTCGCCTTCGAGGGACTCAACACCCACCGCATCGACCGCGACGTCGAGCGGCCCGTCGACCTCCCTTGCGAGGTCCGTCGCGTCGACGACGAGGCGGACGTCCTCGTCGACGACGCCATCGTGCGGACGACCGCGGCCTACAACGACCCCGACGGACCCCACGTCGGCCCGGGCGGGAAGCCGTACCACCCCGAGGGGTTCGGCTGTGGCTTCCACGTCACGCTCGACGGCACGTCCGTCTGCTGGCCGGGCGACACCGACGTGCTGGCGGGACAGGAGCGCCTCGCTGTCGACGTGTTCTGCCCGCCAATCGGCGGGACGTACACGATGGATCGGCACGCTGCCGCCGAGTTGGCCGAGGCGATGGCCCCCTCGGTCGTCGTTCCGGTCCACTACGACACCTTCGAGGCCATCGAGGCCGACGCCGAGGCGTTCGTCGAGGACTGCCGTTCCAGGGGCGTCAGCGCCGT